The bacterium genomic sequence TTGCAAGATAAACCTTAAGCCCTCTGATTTATATCCATAAATCTTTTGAGGAACAAAGGGATTAATTCTGCTTCCAAACAGAGATAAGTCAAGGATGACAAGACCAACTATCCCAAAATTAAATGCGGCTATTGTAATTTTGTTTTTAAATAACAAAGAGATAAGCAAAATACAGGAGATAATAATTAAGCACACAATCATAAAATTTAAAAAAATGCTATTTGCCCAGGTATCTATCTGAAGGTCAGTTGCATCTGGAAAATAAATCTTTTTTAAAAAGGAAATAGCCTTTTGTTGATTTAAGAAGAAGATTAATGGGATTAATATGGTCAGACCTTGAAAATAGAATTTATTTTTAAAGTCTATTTTCAAGGTTTGACGCCGAAGGTAGTCATATCCAAAACCCGCTAAGATACTACATCCAAATGCGGCAAAAGAGAAAAATTTAACCGGGTATCTAATCATACTAAAACCAGGTAAATATTTATAAAGTAACTCATAGATTGGAAGGAGCCGACCTAAAGAAAGGATAAGAAAAATAAGGATAATTGAGGTAAAGAAGATAACGAGGCGGTTTTTTCTTATAAAAAGCATCGCCGTAAACACAAATAATAAAGGCAAAATGCCCATATAGATGCTCTCAAGCCAGGATTGACCAAACCAGAAATGACTCTCGTCAATAAAATTACCTGTAAAATAAGGTAAGACTAAATTTAATAATTCATGCGGTCCTAATGATAGACTTGTGGCATGGGTGAATTTAACTCCGCCGGTGCGGGTTGAAAATAAACCCATCTCTAAAAAAGGCAATATCTGGAAAAGGACTAATCCGATACAAATTACCCATGGAGTAATCCCTTGAAATATCCATTTTTTTAAAGGTTGTGGTTGAAATAACCAGAATAGGACTAACATAATTAAACTTCCATACAATTGTGTTGGTTCGCCGGCTAAAAATTGGACGGCTAAAAATAACCCGGTTAACATAAGATAAATGTTATGTTTGTTTGTTAAGGCTTTAGTATAGAATAAAAGGATAAGTGGCGTCCATGTAGCGGCACTTAGAGTGGTAAGCATATCAACTACGGATAAAAGAAATCCACCAAACCCGTAGGTAACGCTTGAGATTAAAGCCCCAGTTCTACTGATATTGAAATTACGCATCAATAGATAGGTAAAAATTGAGGCTAATGTAAAATGGGAAACGATAAATAGTTTAATTCCAAAGAAGAAAGGAAAGATGTAGGTTAAGATAGACATAGGATAAAATACTGCTGGTTGTAAAGCGGCTAAATTTGGAATGCCAGCAAATAAATAAGGATTCCAGAAAGGGATAATACCTTCGTTTATGGCAGAGGCACTAAAATAGCGAATTGGATAAAAATACCGATGAATATCACCATATCCAAAGGTAAAATCCGTTACTAATATTCTGGCAAAAAAGAGTAATGTTACGCCAATTAAAATTAATAGGATTGATATATCCTTTTTATTAAACATCCTGGTGAAAGTATAGCAAAGAATATCATTTATGTCAATAAAATCCTGTAACCGTTCAGGCTATATATCAAAAGTGTCCGAAAGGGGATAAGGAGATAAGAGTGATATGGAGATAAGATAATAGAAATAGATTGAAATTTATAGAAATAGGTAGAAATTGATTGTGGAAAACA encodes the following:
- a CDS encoding YfhO family protein; the encoded protein is MFNKKDISILLILIGVTLLFFARILVTDFTFGYGDIHRYFYPIRYFSASAINEGIIPFWNPYLFAGIPNLAALQPAVFYPMSILTYIFPFFFGIKLFIVSHFTLASIFTYLLMRNFNISRTGALISSVTYGFGGFLLSVVDMLTTLSAATWTPLILLFYTKALTNKHNIYLMLTGLFLAVQFLAGEPTQLYGSLIMLVLFWLFQPQPLKKWIFQGITPWVICIGLVLFQILPFLEMGLFSTRTGGVKFTHATSLSLGPHELLNLVLPYFTGNFIDESHFWFGQSWLESIYMGILPLLFVFTAMLFIRKNRLVIFFTSIILIFLILSLGRLLPIYELLYKYLPGFSMIRYPVKFFSFAAFGCSILAGFGYDYLRRQTLKIDFKNKFYFQGLTILIPLIFFLNQQKAISFLKKIYFPDATDLQIDTWANSIFLNFMIVCLIIISCILLISLLFKNKITIAAFNFGIVGLVILDLSLFGSRINPFVPQKIYGYKSEGLRFILQDRDFYRILLEPKSEKYFHIIRGATLEEALINVQRSLVPNLGLFYKIFDAEGYESLTLNDYNQVLELIKKEGRLTLLDLLNVKYLISKFELKMPHLKLVYEDAAIKIYQNMTCLPRVFFVSKIQVIEDRAKILEVMNRLNFNPMRKVIIEAEIQNKSKILPCNNLRIQNPKSKIKIIDYQPNKIILEASSNGNCVLFLSDTYYPGWQAYIDGKLTKIYRANYAFRAISFPAGNHKVEFIYFPFSFLVGIIGSIVSGFISATLLMTTFVVKP